A portion of the Stigmatella aurantiaca DW4/3-1 genome contains these proteins:
- a CDS encoding DUF6068 family protein — translation MRLYTSFLAGSAAITLLTHCASTRPSSPGEPPAPPEVPVPAPSNTPWGQARVGDHAVYSFSTNQSPGRIARPPRALAGRLRVEVTAVQAPWVWLTLSFTDDAGKPLTNVWLARDLTLPVSMETSRPLDVPPRGTESFEQLSAAGRQWEAKRYIEDQRPVDGPLNNVLYAVQPGPLYLTRGLLSLSITLSGFGASGGTQLTLLEVRQGPEGGASPASPLERPLGPGTWFDFRANIGGNDSTQRTCFSAERGYLLQAEGPAPTQGAACPSFAEATVSPLEEWLVRLITGALATESWPPVTAGAPPSRGTLPLQGRTVPVSTTEVPENEGSVRKIRFETYAADPWDASLAGLAHEARFRPLTEGVDRVEAKGRRTPQDFTQLVGWGTWVGSAK, via the coding sequence ATGCGCCTGTACACGTCGTTCCTCGCCGGCAGCGCCGCCATCACCCTTCTCACCCATTGCGCGAGCACGCGGCCCTCCTCGCCTGGAGAGCCGCCCGCCCCGCCCGAGGTCCCCGTGCCCGCGCCCAGCAACACGCCCTGGGGCCAGGCCCGCGTGGGAGATCACGCGGTCTACAGTTTCTCCACCAACCAAAGTCCGGGACGCATCGCCCGGCCCCCCCGGGCGCTCGCGGGCCGGCTCCGGGTGGAGGTGACGGCGGTCCAGGCGCCGTGGGTGTGGCTGACGCTCTCCTTCACCGATGACGCGGGCAAGCCCCTGACGAACGTGTGGCTGGCCCGGGACCTGACGCTGCCCGTGAGCATGGAGACCTCCCGCCCCCTCGACGTGCCCCCTCGGGGCACCGAGAGCTTCGAGCAGCTCTCCGCCGCGGGCCGGCAGTGGGAGGCGAAGCGCTACATCGAGGATCAACGGCCGGTGGACGGCCCCCTGAACAACGTCCTCTACGCGGTCCAGCCGGGCCCGCTGTACCTCACCCGAGGGCTGCTGAGCCTCAGCATCACGCTGTCGGGCTTTGGCGCCAGCGGCGGCACCCAGCTCACCCTGCTGGAGGTCCGTCAGGGCCCCGAGGGCGGCGCCTCCCCTGCCTCGCCCCTGGAGCGGCCCCTGGGGCCTGGGACGTGGTTCGACTTCCGCGCGAACATCGGCGGCAACGACAGCACCCAGCGCACGTGCTTCTCCGCCGAACGCGGCTACCTGCTCCAGGCGGAGGGCCCCGCCCCCACCCAAGGGGCCGCCTGTCCCAGCTTCGCCGAGGCCACGGTATCGCCCCTGGAAGAGTGGCTGGTGCGGCTCATCACGGGCGCGCTCGCCACCGAAAGCTGGCCCCCGGTCACGGCGGGCGCCCCCCCCTCGCGGGGAACCCTCCCCCTCCAGGGCCGCACGGTCCCCGTCTCCACCACCGAGGTGCCGGAGAACGAAGGAAGCGTGCGAAAGATCCGCTTCGAGACTTACGCGGCGGACCCCTGGGATGCCTCGCTCGCGGGGCTGGCCCACGAGGCCCGCTTCCGTCCGCTGACCGAGGGCGTGGACCGGGTGGAGGCCAAGGGCCGGCGGACGCCGCAGGACTTCACCCAGCTCGTGGGCTGGGGCACCTGGGTGGGAAGCGCGAAGTAA
- a CDS encoding organic hydroperoxide resistance protein yields MAPVSITPLYTATATAQGGRNGRVRSTDGVLDLALSMPKELGGAGGASTNPEQLFAAGYAACFESALRLVAGKAGKNVKEAAITGSATIGKTPDGGFGLAVELKGKLPGLSQEEAQQLMHAAHEVCPYSKATRGNIDVKLSVES; encoded by the coding sequence ATGGCTCCGGTCTCCATCACCCCGCTGTACACCGCCACCGCCACCGCCCAGGGAGGCCGCAATGGCCGCGTCCGCTCCACGGACGGCGTGCTGGATCTGGCGCTCTCCATGCCGAAGGAGCTGGGCGGCGCCGGCGGGGCCAGCACGAACCCCGAGCAGCTCTTCGCGGCCGGTTACGCCGCGTGCTTCGAGAGCGCGCTGCGGCTGGTGGCGGGCAAGGCCGGCAAGAACGTGAAGGAGGCGGCCATCACCGGCTCCGCCACCATCGGCAAGACGCCGGATGGCGGCTTCGGGCTGGCGGTGGAGCTCAAGGGCAAGTTGCCGGGCCTGTCTCAGGAGGAGGCCCAGCAGCTCATGCACGCCGCGCACGAGGTGTGTCCGTACTCGAAGGCCACGCGCGGCAACATCGACGTGAAGCTCTCCGTCGAGAGCTGA
- a CDS encoding SGNH/GDSL hydrolase family protein, with protein MASSYPKRLLARTLIPLLLIGCARVILGPPGAPPQRQHIEADHPLIRYTGRFDFSAPKAPVFDWPGVSIEAAFEGTSCAIHLVDGNNNYNVSVDGKPASVLRTSERDIYVLAQGLAEGRHTVRLTRRTESGFGPGTFHGFLLDPGRTLVALPPRRDRRLLFIGDSFTAGYGNEGQLGCQFSRGTENVERAYAALVARELGAEFSILAKSGRGVVRNYAEPGPVSAKPMPAYFSQARAEQEQPLWDFRRWAPDAVVINLGTNDFSTVPHPEREAFMGGYEALLAAVRRAYPDVPLFCVAGPRMKEPGVELIEAVVERQRSRDGGRTHLALIRDTLEVPQDYGCDMHPNLTGHRKIADQLKPLLTSVLGWQETEEVRLDDSFPETSLQAE; from the coding sequence ATGGCCTCCTCGTATCCAAAGCGCCTTCTTGCCCGCACGCTCATTCCCCTGCTGCTCATCGGGTGTGCCCGGGTCATCCTGGGGCCGCCCGGAGCGCCACCCCAGCGTCAGCACATCGAGGCGGATCACCCGCTCATCCGGTATACGGGACGGTTCGACTTCTCCGCGCCGAAGGCCCCGGTGTTCGACTGGCCCGGGGTGAGCATCGAGGCCGCCTTCGAAGGCACGTCGTGCGCCATCCACCTGGTGGATGGAAACAACAACTACAACGTCTCCGTGGATGGGAAGCCTGCGTCCGTGCTGCGCACCTCGGAGCGGGACATCTATGTGCTGGCCCAGGGGCTCGCCGAGGGGCGGCACACGGTGCGGCTCACGCGGCGCACGGAGTCCGGGTTCGGGCCGGGCACCTTCCACGGCTTCCTCCTGGATCCGGGCCGGACGCTGGTGGCGCTGCCGCCGCGGCGGGACCGCCGGCTGCTCTTCATCGGGGACTCGTTCACCGCGGGCTATGGCAACGAGGGGCAGTTGGGCTGCCAGTTCTCGCGAGGCACGGAGAACGTGGAGCGGGCCTATGCCGCCCTGGTGGCGCGCGAGCTGGGGGCGGAGTTCTCCATCCTCGCCAAGTCCGGACGGGGCGTGGTCCGCAACTACGCCGAGCCCGGGCCGGTCTCGGCCAAGCCGATGCCCGCCTATTTCTCCCAGGCGCGGGCCGAGCAGGAGCAACCCCTCTGGGACTTTCGCCGGTGGGCGCCCGATGCGGTCGTCATCAACCTGGGGACCAACGACTTCTCCACGGTGCCGCACCCGGAGCGGGAGGCCTTCATGGGGGGATACGAGGCGCTCCTCGCGGCGGTGCGTCGGGCGTACCCGGACGTGCCCTTGTTCTGTGTGGCGGGGCCTCGCATGAAGGAGCCAGGCGTGGAGCTCATCGAGGCCGTCGTGGAGCGGCAGCGCTCCCGGGATGGAGGCCGTACGCACCTGGCCCTCATCCGCGACACCCTGGAAGTGCCCCAGGACTACGGCTGCGACATGCACCCCAACCTCACCGGCCACCGGAAGATCGCCGACCAGCTCAAGCCCCTCCTCACCTCGGTTCTCGGGTGGCAGGAGACGGAGGAAGTCCGTCTGGATGACAGTTTCCCGGAGACATCATTGCAAGCCGAGTGA